In Levilactobacillus brevis, a single genomic region encodes these proteins:
- a CDS encoding glycoside hydrolase family 65 protein: MTLREYHLTLDDVSDQQPEYLETVFSLGNGHFGVRANDPISGNPITGTLINGFYETAPITYGEAGVGYAQKHQTILNLPDLRHIHVSTSSGHQFTHSKRTAADLNLGTGELTERYLLNTDQGETITMDVKSVMGQKQTTLWAIGYTFTAGNYTEGILVSKSIAVPAEAEAILSADPRKTRMAGLPICETAFVTQDLQRYHVKTRITKQAVTMYLGILETHGQLLQQPVDLGDQQPHTLEYEAYVGAVGQHNTIDPAAMFMASSLSALTVDSNEFWQGVWDRSEVSVGGNDDLDLAIHYNIFQLNQAAGRDGRTNIAAKGLSGSGYEGHYFWDTEMYMLPYFTYTNQQMARQLLLYRYQILPQARERARALGVDQGALFAWRTINGEEASAYYPAGTAQYHIDADIAYAVGKYFEITRDLDFIIQCGFEMVLETARFWENFGSWRQVDNDCRFEFHTVTGPDEYTALVNNNYYTNRLAKHNFELVVELAHQMMKRSPQLLAKFGLSETDLDVYQNLADHVYLPYSQDLRINEQDDSFLDKPRWPAEKSTPENFPLLLHYHPLTIYRYQVAKQADTLLADYLFPEDMPLDQLKREYNYYEGVTTHDSSLSRSIFSILAARMNDPEKAYRYFMDTARMDLVNLQKNTADGLHLANLGGSWLALVAGFSGFYVQDEVVHFANHLPAELTRLTYRMKIAESVLEIDLTADNLDVTVISGPIPTYGVSVNGELISLVKVS; this comes from the coding sequence GTGACTTTACGCGAGTATCATTTGACTTTAGACGATGTTTCGGACCAACAACCAGAATATTTGGAAACGGTCTTTTCACTGGGCAATGGGCACTTCGGCGTCCGGGCCAATGACCCCATCAGTGGTAATCCGATTACGGGAACCTTGATTAACGGGTTTTATGAAACCGCCCCCATTACGTATGGCGAGGCCGGCGTTGGTTACGCTCAGAAACACCAAACAATTTTAAACTTACCGGATTTGCGGCACATCCACGTGTCGACCAGTAGTGGGCACCAATTTACGCATAGCAAGCGAACAGCGGCCGACTTGAATCTGGGAACCGGCGAGTTGACCGAACGCTACCTGCTCAATACGGACCAGGGCGAGACCATCACGATGGACGTGAAGTCCGTGATGGGTCAGAAACAGACAACCCTGTGGGCGATTGGCTATACGTTTACAGCGGGTAACTATACTGAGGGCATCTTGGTCAGCAAGTCAATCGCGGTGCCGGCCGAGGCCGAGGCAATTCTTTCTGCTGACCCGCGGAAGACGCGGATGGCCGGGCTACCAATTTGTGAGACGGCCTTTGTGACGCAAGACCTCCAGCGGTATCATGTGAAGACGCGAATAACTAAGCAGGCGGTGACCATGTATCTGGGTATTCTTGAGACGCACGGCCAACTGCTACAACAGCCAGTGGATCTGGGCGACCAGCAACCGCACACGCTGGAATACGAAGCCTATGTGGGTGCGGTGGGTCAACACAACACCATCGATCCAGCGGCGATGTTTATGGCCAGCTCGCTGTCAGCCTTGACGGTGGATAGCAACGAATTCTGGCAGGGCGTCTGGGACCGCAGTGAAGTGAGCGTGGGTGGTAATGACGACTTGGATTTGGCCATTCACTACAATATTTTCCAGCTGAACCAGGCGGCCGGCCGAGACGGGCGCACCAACATCGCAGCGAAGGGACTCAGTGGTTCGGGCTACGAGGGTCACTACTTCTGGGATACCGAGATGTATATGCTGCCCTACTTCACGTACACGAATCAGCAGATGGCCCGGCAACTCTTGCTGTATCGCTATCAGATCTTGCCACAAGCTAGGGAACGGGCACGGGCCTTGGGCGTCGATCAGGGGGCGCTGTTCGCTTGGCGGACGATCAATGGCGAAGAGGCCTCGGCCTACTACCCCGCAGGCACGGCGCAATATCACATTGACGCCGACATCGCCTACGCGGTGGGCAAGTATTTTGAAATCACGCGGGACCTCGACTTCATCATCCAGTGTGGCTTCGAAATGGTCTTGGAAACGGCACGCTTCTGGGAAAACTTCGGGTCTTGGCGGCAGGTGGACAACGACTGTCGCTTCGAGTTCCACACGGTAACGGGGCCCGATGAGTACACGGCGCTGGTCAACAATAATTACTACACCAATCGATTAGCCAAACACAACTTTGAATTAGTGGTTGAGTTGGCCCATCAGATGATGAAACGCTCGCCGCAGTTGTTGGCTAAGTTTGGCCTGAGTGAGACGGATCTCGATGTTTACCAGAATCTGGCCGACCACGTTTACCTGCCATACAGTCAGGATCTGCGGATCAACGAGCAGGACGATAGCTTTCTGGACAAGCCGCGCTGGCCGGCGGAAAAGTCAACGCCGGAAAACTTCCCATTACTGTTGCACTACCACCCCTTAACGATTTATCGGTATCAGGTGGCCAAGCAGGCGGATACGTTGTTGGCGGACTACCTGTTCCCAGAGGATATGCCGCTGGATCAATTGAAGCGGGAGTACAACTACTATGAAGGCGTGACGACTCATGATTCCTCGTTGTCGCGGTCGATCTTCAGTATCCTGGCGGCCCGGATGAACGATCCGGAGAAGGCCTACCGCTACTTCATGGACACGGCGCGGATGGACTTAGTCAACCTGCAAAAGAACACGGCGGATGGACTGCATTTAGCCAATTTGGGTGGTAGCTGGTTAGCGCTAGTAGCCGGGTTCTCTGGCTTCTACGTGCAGGATGAGGTCGTTCATTTTGCCAATCACCTGCCGGCAGAATTGACCCGTCTGACCTACCGCATGAAGATTGCCGAAAGTGTCCTGGAGATTGACCTAACGGCGGATAACCTGGACGTGACGGTCATTAGTGGACCGATTCCAACGTACGGCGTTAGCGTAAACGGTGAACTGATTTCTTTAGTGAAGGTTAGCTAG
- a CDS encoding GNAT family N-acetyltransferase, translating to MSLTITPARPQDLDQIMAIENAGFSPAEAATEASMAERIRLIADTFLVARQGATILGYVVGPAFAHRYLTDDLFAQSTPNATGDAYQTVLSLAVSPQHQGAGIASQLLTALAQVARGQHRQAITLTCLKRLVPFYERNGYVNEGVSASAHAGETWYNLVLPLTDEL from the coding sequence TTGTCGCTCACCATTACGCCCGCAAGACCGCAAGACCTCGATCAAATTATGGCCATCGAAAATGCCGGGTTCTCGCCAGCGGAAGCCGCAACCGAGGCCAGCATGGCCGAACGCATTCGGCTGATTGCCGATACTTTTCTGGTAGCGCGACAGGGCGCAACCATCCTGGGCTATGTGGTAGGACCAGCCTTCGCTCACCGCTATTTGACCGATGACTTGTTTGCCCAATCCACCCCGAATGCCACCGGGGATGCTTACCAGACGGTACTCAGTCTGGCCGTTAGCCCGCAGCATCAAGGCGCAGGCATTGCCAGTCAGTTGCTGACGGCCTTGGCGCAAGTGGCCCGCGGTCAACACCGTCAGGCCATCACGTTAACCTGCCTCAAACGTCTCGTGCCGTTCTATGAACGTAATGGGTACGTCAACGAAGGGGTCTCGGCCTCGGCACATGCCGGGGAGACCTGGTACAATCTGGTCTTGCCGCTAACTGATGAACTTTAG
- a CDS encoding multidrug efflux SMR transporter, producing the protein MAWIFLIIAGLCEMLGVTFMNWAIHRRTWPLWAAMVIGYALSFGFLDLALQTLPMGTAYAVWTGIGAAGGVLTGMLFFGESKNWRKLLWVSVILIAVIGLKFIS; encoded by the coding sequence ATGGCTTGGATCTTTCTGATTATCGCCGGACTCTGCGAAATGCTCGGCGTCACCTTCATGAACTGGGCCATTCACCGCCGCACCTGGCCACTGTGGGCCGCCATGGTCATCGGCTACGCCCTAAGCTTTGGGTTCCTCGATCTCGCCTTGCAAACTCTTCCCATGGGTACAGCCTACGCCGTCTGGACCGGGATTGGTGCCGCAGGGGGCGTCCTCACTGGGATGCTCTTCTTCGGCGAATCCAAGAACTGGCGCAAGCTCCTCTGGGTGAGCGTGATTCTTATCGCCGTCATCGGCCTAAAGTTCATCAGTTAG
- a CDS encoding QacE family quaternary ammonium compound efflux SMR transporter, protein MLKHWLRVVYGAFFEVGWVVGFKHATTILEWGLTALAVYLSFYFLIKAGEVLPAGTAYAVFVGLGTLGTTVIGILAFGEPVSLAKVALIALLLIGIGGLQTVTTKEAH, encoded by the coding sequence ATGTTAAAACATTGGTTACGCGTGGTGTATGGTGCCTTCTTTGAAGTGGGCTGGGTCGTCGGGTTTAAGCACGCCACGACCATTTTGGAATGGGGATTGACCGCCCTTGCCGTCTATCTGAGCTTTTACTTTCTGATTAAGGCAGGCGAAGTGCTCCCTGCCGGCACGGCCTACGCCGTCTTCGTGGGATTGGGCACGCTGGGGACCACCGTCATCGGCATCCTCGCGTTTGGCGAACCCGTCAGCCTCGCCAAGGTAGCGCTGATTGCCCTGCTACTCATCGGCATCGGCGGGTTACAGACCGTCACGACCAAGGAGGCGCACTGA
- a CDS encoding ROK family protein, protein MQLGSIEAGGTKFVCAIGNEDYRTDNRVIIPTTTPEETLSQCIAYFKQYPDLKAIGISSFGPIELRRNAPKYGYVTDTPKPHWSNTDFLGRLKQDLDVPMAWTTDVNGSAYGEYVVSTLFNEKIDSLVYFTIGTGVGAGAIVNGKFVGTMGHPEMGHVRLKRHPDDLDFKGICPFHGDCLEGLVSGPTFEARLGKHGHEVPMTDHVWDIMAYYVAQAALQETLMLRPDKIVFGGGVVSEAFLVKVRAEFTKLLNGYVDVGDVKDYIVMPSVKENGSATLGDFALALKEYNK, encoded by the coding sequence ATGCAACTCGGAAGTATTGAAGCGGGCGGCACAAAGTTTGTTTGTGCAATCGGTAACGAAGATTATCGTACGGACAATCGGGTCATCATCCCGACGACCACCCCGGAAGAAACGTTAAGTCAATGTATTGCTTACTTTAAACAGTATCCAGATTTAAAGGCCATCGGGATTTCATCCTTTGGGCCAATCGAACTCCGGCGCAATGCACCCAAGTACGGGTACGTCACGGATACTCCGAAGCCCCATTGGTCCAACACGGATTTTCTGGGCCGCTTAAAGCAAGACCTGGATGTTCCCATGGCCTGGACCACGGATGTGAACGGATCAGCTTACGGTGAATACGTGGTGTCCACACTGTTCAACGAAAAGATTGACTCACTAGTCTACTTTACGATTGGAACTGGTGTGGGTGCAGGCGCCATCGTCAACGGAAAGTTCGTCGGCACGATGGGTCATCCCGAAATGGGCCACGTGCGGTTGAAACGCCACCCCGATGACTTGGACTTCAAGGGCATCTGCCCCTTCCATGGCGACTGCCTGGAAGGTTTGGTCAGTGGGCCAACGTTTGAAGCACGGCTCGGCAAGCACGGTCATGAAGTACCGATGACCGATCACGTTTGGGATATTATGGCCTATTACGTGGCGCAAGCGGCCCTGCAAGAAACGTTGATGCTGCGGCCCGACAAGATTGTCTTTGGTGGCGGTGTGGTCAGCGAAGCCTTCCTAGTGAAGGTACGTGCCGAATTTACCAAATTATTAAATGGTTACGTGGACGTGGGTGACGTGAAAGATTATATCGTCATGCCATCCGTCAAAGAGAATGGATCAGCCACGCTGGGTGACTTTGCCTTAGCACTGAAAGAATACAACAAATAA